In Caldisericia bacterium, one genomic interval encodes:
- the rplE gene encoding 50S ribosomal protein L5: protein MGYLKAKWLEVAPKLMKRFGYKNIMEVPKIVKIVINRGIGDAPENPKAIEKTEEEIKLITGQKPVFKKARKSIASFKIRKGMIVGAKVTLRGKRMEEFFEKLINVALPRIRDFRGLSRKSFDGRGNYTFGVEEQLIFPEIDYDMIDKVRGFDITIVTTAKTDEEAEALLEELGLPFETKKRKEA from the coding sequence ATGGGATACTTAAAGGCTAAATGGCTTGAAGTAGCTCCAAAGCTCATGAAGAGGTTTGGATATAAAAATATAATGGAAGTCCCAAAGATCGTGAAGATTGTTATAAATCGTGGAATAGGAGATGCTCCTGAAAATCCAAAGGCAATTGAGAAGACAGAAGAGGAGATAAAACTGATAACAGGGCAGAAGCCAGTCTTCAAAAAGGCAAGGAAGTCTATTGCTTCCTTCAAGATCAGAAAAGGGATGATAGTTGGCGCCAAAGTCACTCTTAGAGGAAAGAGAATGGAAGAATTCTTTGAGAAGCTCATCAATGTTGCTCTTCCAAGGATAAGGGACTTTAGGGGACTCTCCAGAAAGTCCTTTGATGGAAGAGGAAATTACACTTTTGGTGTGGAAGAACAGTTGATATTTCCAGAGATTGACTACGACATGATTGATAAAGTTAGAGGCTTTGATATAACCATTGTCACCACTGCAAAGACAGATGAGGAGGCAGAAGCTTTGCTTGAAGAGCTGGGGCTTCCATTTGAAACAAAGAAGAGAAAGGAGGCATAA
- a CDS encoding type Z 30S ribosomal protein S14 — protein sequence MARKALIEKAKRKPKYRTRKVNRCRICGRPRAVYNDFGLCRICIRKYFHSGYIPGMKKASW from the coding sequence ATGGCAAGGAAGGCTTTAATAGAGAAAGCAAAGAGAAAACCAAAGTATAGAACAAGAAAGGTAAATAGATGCAGAATATGTGGAAGACCAAGAGCAGTTTACAATGACTTTGGGCTCTGCAGAATATGTATTAGGAAATATTTCCACTCAGGTTATATTCCCGGAATGAAGAAAGCGAGTTGGTAG
- the rpsH gene encoding 30S ribosomal protein S8, with product MTDPIADLITRIRNANMVYKESTEVPYSRIKRNIVQILKDEGYISDYEVIEKDNKRTIKIYLKYGKNKERVIMGIKRVSKPGRRIYVGKDKVPKVLNGIGIAIISTSKGLVTDRVARKIGQGGEVLLYVW from the coding sequence ATGACAGATCCAATTGCAGATCTTATAACAAGGATAAGAAATGCAAATATGGTTTATAAAGAATCTACAGAGGTTCCTTACTCCAGAATAAAGAGAAATATTGTACAGATACTTAAGGATGAAGGCTATATAAGTGATTACGAGGTTATAGAGAAAGACAACAAGAGAACCATAAAGATATACCTGAAGTATGGAAAGAACAAGGAAAGGGTAATTATGGGAATTAAAAGAGTTTCAAAACCTGGAAGAAGAATCTATGTGGGAAAAGACAAGGTGCCGAAAGTCCTTAACGGTATAGGAATAGCCATTATCTCCACCTCAAAGGGTCTTGTGACTGATAGGGTTGCAAGAAAGATTGGTCAGGGTGGAGAGGTTCTTCTGTATGTGTGGTAG